A window of Bacteroidales bacterium genomic DNA:
CAATTGTATTATGTAAGCTGTATCCCAAAAATTGGTACAGTTGCTAATCCAAACATAAAATTATAACAGATGAACTCTGATTTTACTAGGCGAAAATATGTAATCATTAGTATTTTTTTGGTTATGGGCTTGGTTTACATTGCTCGATTGTTTTATGTGCAGGTATATGAAGATAAATATATTTTATCGGCTCAAAATAATGTAATTAGAAAACAAATAATTTATCCTACGCGTGGATTAATTTACGATAGAAATTCCAATGTTTTAGTGGCAAATGATGTGGTATATGATTTAATGATTATACC
This region includes:
- a CDS encoding penicillin-binding protein 2; translation: MNSDFTRRKYVIISIFLVMGLVYIARLFYVQVYEDKYILSAQNNVIRKQIIYPTRGLIYDRNSNVLVANDVVYDLMIIP